The sequence TTCCTCCCCGTCACTAACACGGTATACATATTCTGTAGATTCCTGCAGGCCTGTTACGGTTACTTTATTGGAGGCAAGAGCGTCCGTCCCAACCGCTAAAGTACCGGTAAAAGTCTCATGCATATCTGGGAATGCCGCTGTGGTCATGTCATTCTTCTTCGCAATTTGCACTCTGCTCGCGCTTGTTGAAGATGTATTCGTTGGTACCCAGGTAAAGTTTAATTCCGTAGCATCTCGCCCCGGAGTCATGACCAAATCAGCGACAGAATTGACAATGACCAAAGCCAGTGTGGCGGTAACGCCTTGGTAAGCAGCGGTCAAAGTCACACTTCCCACGGAAGTCTCTGGGGCCACCAATAACATACCATCTACTACTTTTACATCCAATGGTTTGGAACTTGTCCACTCTACATCATCTGTTAAATCGACCTTGCTGCCATCAGCTTTATAGCGAAATGCCTCCACCACTGAATTTTGTCCTGGACGTAGCTGCTTCTGCTCTGCGTTAAGCTTCAGAAAATAAACCGCGGAGTTGCCTCCGATAGTCGGACTGCCATTCAATGGATCTGCATAATCTCCTCCTGACCAAGCAGCTTGCGGAACAAACTTATATTGGACCACACCTCCAGTATGATTGAGGTCTTCCGTTGTCAACTTGTAAGAAAACACGTTCTGTTCAACATCATCTACATAAACAGAGCCCGTTGCAGTCATCGGGCGAAATGCCTTCCAATCCGCGAAATTACCATTAATGTACATCTCACTTTTCGTAGAGACGGTTTGTACTGTAACCGTCCCATCTTCTTCAAACACTGGACTACTTACAGCTGTGCTCTCCTCTGCCGCCTGAACCGATAATACTCCACCTTGTGTAAACAGACCTGCAAATAAAATCACGATCAGTGCCATTGCGAATAACTTGTGAATCTGAAACTTAGTAACCAAATCCTCATCTCCCGCCATTCCATATTTTTGATCTATAAAGCTGACTTTGCAGTGGCATAACGTTAATCCCATGCTCTGTTGCGTTCATGAAGATCATCTTATGTATCGCTTTAGGGCAAACGTTTGCATTAAAAGACATGCTCCTTGATTTAGATTAATTCGTATTTATTCGCTACATGTTAAACATTTGTCAGTTTTGAGTAAATGTGTTCTAAAATTCACATTCCATTCTCATCTTAATGCTCTATTTGTTAACTATTGAAATCTAAATCTCCTGATCAAACGTAAGGCACAGAACGTGATTTAATATTCATTTTACAAAAAAATGAATTAGCACTTACATATCCTGCCTATAGTAGACAAGTCTTGATTTGATAACAGGAGTGAATTTATTTATGACGAAGTCTAAATGGCTACCGCGAGGTATCATCGTAGGTTTGTTGCTGGTATTCTCTGTATTTCTATATATGCTCAATGCAAATGGACCTCAATCTTACTTACAACAAAGCGGCAGCTCCTACCTTAAATATGAGAAAGCCACAATCATAAAGGTCGCTAGCGAAACAGTTGAGCAGGATGAAGTTTTGGGTGGCTTATATCGGGGGTCACAAATGTTGGAGGTCCGAATCCTCACGGGTGAGCATAAAGGTGAACTTCACACCATCAAGAACTTTCTAAGTGACCGCTACAATGTATACGGCAAAGCAGGAATGAAAATAGTGGTATGTGTAGAAACAGCCAACCCCAGCATGTATGAGGTACGCGTGTACAGTTACTACCGTGCGCCTACGCTATATTTCTTCGCGTTTCTGTTCATTGCCATCATGTGGGCCATTGGTGGAAAAAAAGGGTTGAAATCCGTCGTCGGACTAGCGTATACGATGATTTGCATCATTTTCTTTTTCATTCCACTGCTGCATCACGGATTCTCACCTATTCTGGCCTCTGTAATCATGGTGATTATTACGACCTGCGCGAACCTCTTCTTGATTCATGGCTGGAATTCGAAATCTGTATCGGCCGTCATTGGAACTACAATAGGGGTTGTATTTGCTGGTTTGGTCTCCAGCGTGGCCGGAGCTTTCGCTCATATATCCGGATTAAATTCGGAGGAGGCTGAAACGTTAATTGTCATTGCCCGCGATACCCATATGCAGGTCAAGGATCTCTTGTTCGCCGGAATCTTAATTGCTTCGCTGGGAGCGATCGTAGACGTAAGCATTTCCGTTTCTTCTTCCATCCATGAGGTGTATACGGTAAATCATTCGCTACGGAAGAAAGAATTGTTCAGATCAGGAATTAATGTCGGCCGTGATATGATGGGAACGATGTCGGACACCCTTATACTTGCTTTTACAGGCAGCTCCTTACAGGCATTGATACTGATCTATTCCTATCGTGTCCCTTTTACGCAACTGACTAATATGGAGATGATCGCGATTGAAGTCATTCAGGGGTTGTCCGGAAGTATTGCCGTAGTATTGACTGTCCCTATCGTCGCATTTATTTCATCCCGGCTTATTCCTCTGATGAACAAAACGTTGTCTACGACAAAATAAGAAGAAACTCTGGTTCGTTTCTGCCTGATCGTTCAAGAGCGAGCCGATTGGCAAGTCCGGTTAACGGATCATTGTTTTCGAACTATCATATTGGGTATTTTCGTTGATCAGCATCCATACATCTTCTCCATTAGTATGCCGGAAGCGACACTCCATTTCAAAGGAAGGCCGTATGCCTGTTCAGCTGTTATTTGACAATGGCTCGTGCCTTTGCCAAGTCATCGGGATGGACGATGTTCTTTATTAGGCGAAGAAATTAGCCAGTTAAAAAGTTGTATTAAAAGCATTCAGTTCCGTAGATACATCCCCGAACCCAAGAAGGAAGGATCACTCCATACCTTGGAAGGCGGAAAAGAAGCGGGGATCACTGGCTCCATACTCCGTTTTTTTCCAGTATCCGAGCTGCTCTCCAGATTGAATTGATAACCTTGATAGGTATCCTTCGATTTCAAAGGGTATAATCAATCCTACGATCAATCTTCGGAAAGGAGTGTTAAACAGCCAATTCATCTCTGTCGTCTCATTATTTTTATAGGATTGCATGAGAACGTCAAGATTGAAATTTGGAGACATCATATTACCCAAATATTGAATAATCTGCGTCGGATCATCCATGTCCAATACATTTCGGTATACTAGAATGGCTGACAGCTGGATTGGCATTGCCCGCTCATTAGCAAGGATATGCAGCAGCAATTCCACCGCTTGAGACCCTAGATCGTATACTGGCAATTGAAATGTCGTCAAAGAGAGACGAATCGATCTCCTTGGATACATCATCGATGCCTATGACGGCTGCATCCTCAGGAACCCTGACATGCAACACCTTAAAATGATTGATCAATTCGATCGCCATCAGATCATTTACCGCGATCACGGCTGAATACGGGAGTCCCTGTTGCACCATGGACACTGCAATCTCATACGTGTTCATTTGCAGGACATCATGGAACCCGTCTTGGTCGTTCCCTAACTTATACTTTTGGAGCGCTTGGCCAACATGATGTTCCTTCGCCTTTTGAGAGATACTCTTTCATTCATATTCACCCACTAATGTTGTATGCATGATTGGAATTGACAATTTTCTGTTAGCGATGTTACGCTCACAGTACGTTCGAGCGTTCTTTAAACAGAACGAATTCTATCTTGTTTGGATACTAAGAAGGAGAGTTCCTATGACTGACCGGTATGCTCTTGATAAAGGGCGCTTATCTTCGGAATTATTGCTTCTACTTACGCTTCTTGCCACGGACAACATCGACGAGACAGCGGGTCAAGAGCCGGAACTGTTCGCAGATATAGACTGGGAGCTGTTTATTCAACTAACCTTGCATCATCGCGTATATCCATTCTTATATCCCAAGCTTAGCCGTATGCGTGAAGAGTGTGTGCCTACCCTGGTTATCCAGCGGTTGAAGAACGAATACCGCCGCAATACCGTGCAGATGCTTCAGCTTAGTGGCGAAATGGGGCGAATTGGCGATGAGCTGGCTCGCTTGAATATACGCTCTTTGTTTCTGAAAGGGCCCGTACTTGCTCTAGATTTATATGGAGACATCTCACTCCGCACCTCGCGTGACCTCGATTTCATCGTGCCCTTGGAACAACTAGCCGAAACGGAAGCACTGCTGGTCCAGCTCGGGTATGTAAAGGAAGAGGAATTCGAGACTATCTTAGGAGATTGGAAATGGAGACAGCATCATACGACCTTCAATCACTCCGTAACTACTATCAAAGTTGAAGTCCACTGGAGATTGAACCCAGCGCCTTCCAGAGAGCCTGATTTCGATGAGCTATGGACACGCGCGAGGGCAAGCAGTCTCGGGCGGA comes from Paenibacillus sp. 19GGS1-52 and encodes:
- a CDS encoding YibE/F family protein, yielding MTKSKWLPRGIIVGLLLVFSVFLYMLNANGPQSYLQQSGSSYLKYEKATIIKVASETVEQDEVLGGLYRGSQMLEVRILTGEHKGELHTIKNFLSDRYNVYGKAGMKIVVCVETANPSMYEVRVYSYYRAPTLYFFAFLFIAIMWAIGGKKGLKSVVGLAYTMICIIFFFIPLLHHGFSPILASVIMVIITTCANLFLIHGWNSKSVSAVIGTTIGVVFAGLVSSVAGAFAHISGLNSEEAETLIVIARDTHMQVKDLLFAGILIASLGAIVDVSISVSSSIHEVYTVNHSLRKKELFRSGINVGRDMMGTMSDTLILAFTGSSLQALILIYSYRVPFTQLTNMEMIAIEVIQGLSGSIAVVLTVPIVAFISSRLIPLMNKTLSTTK
- a CDS encoding substrate-binding domain-containing protein, which produces MNTYEIAVSMVQQGLPYSAVIAVNDLMAIELINHFKVLHVRVPEDAAVIGIDDVSKEIDSSLFDDISIASIRSRVSSGGIAAAYPC
- a CDS encoding nucleotidyltransferase family protein; translation: MTDRYALDKGRLSSELLLLLTLLATDNIDETAGQEPELFADIDWELFIQLTLHHRVYPFLYPKLSRMREECVPTLVIQRLKNEYRRNTVQMLQLSGEMGRIGDELARLNIRSLFLKGPVLALDLYGDISLRTSRDLDFIVPLEQLAETEALLVQLGYVKEEEFETILGDWKWRQHHTTFNHSVTTIKVEVHWRLNPAPSREPDFDELWTRARASSLGRNVYYLGKEDLFLFLSAHGARHGWSRLRWLLDIKQLLAQQPEPGALIQLLQRYHYSNMGGQALLLAAALLKAPIDPALSGLTDSPKAHRLAELSMFYIERLVNLNNPPLAPEVERHYKYYQPAILTRPQQLLYVLGFLYPYAADAKTLPLPQPLHFLYFPLRPFLWGWRKAIGEDK